One Globicephala melas chromosome 17, mGloMel1.2, whole genome shotgun sequence DNA window includes the following coding sequences:
- the PENK gene encoding proenkephalin-A — protein MARFLRLCTWLLALGPGLLATVRAECSQDCATCIYRLARPTDLNPLACTLECEGKLPSLKTWETCKELLQLSKLELPPDGNSALGKQEDHRLLAKKYGGFMKRYGGFMKKMDELYPLEPEEEANGGEILGKRYGGFMKKDTEEDDSIGNPSDLLKELLGEGNQREGAPHQEGRDDADVSKRYGGFMRGLKRSPQLEDEAKELQKRYGGFMRRVGRPEWWTDYQKRYGGFLKRFADSLPSDEEGESYSKEVPEMEKRYGGFMRF, from the exons ATGGCGCGGTTCCTGAGACTCTGCACTTGGCTGTTGGCGCTCGGCCCCGGGCTCCTGGCGACCGTGCGGGCGGAATGCAGCCAGGACTGCGCGACCTGCATCTACCGCCTGGCGCGCCCGACCGATCTCAACCCGCTG GCTTGCACACTGGAATGTGAGGGGAAACTGCCTTCTCTCAAGACCTGGGAAACCTGCAAGGAGCTTCTGCAGCTGTCCAAGCTGGAGCTCCCTCCAGATGGCAACAGTGCCCTCGGCAAACAGGAGGACCACCGCTTGCTCGCCAAGAAGTACGGGGGCTTCATGAAGAGGTATGGGGGCTTCATGAAGAAGATGGATGAGCTGTACCCCCTGGAGCCAGAGGAAGAGGCAAACGGAGGTGAAATCCTTGGCAAGAGATACGGGGGCTTCATGAAGAAGGATACGGAGGAAGACGACTCCATAGGCAATCCCTCCGACCTGCTGAAAGAGCTGCTGGGAGAGGGGAACCAGCGAGAAGGGGCTCCCcaccaggagggcagggatgaCGCAGACGTGAGCAAGAGATACGGGGGCTTCATGCGAGGCTTAAAGAGAAGCCCCCAGCTGGAAGACGAAGCCAAAGAGCTGCAGAAGCGGTACGGCGGCTTCATGAGAAGAGTGGGTCGCCCGGAGTGGTGGACGGACTACCAGAAAAGGTATGGCGGCTTCCTCAAGCGCTTTGCAGATTCCCTGCCCTCCGACGAAGAAGGTGAAAGTTACTCGAAGGAAGTTCccgaaatggagaaaagatatggAGGATTTATGAGATTTTAA